From the Falco biarmicus isolate bFalBia1 chromosome 19, bFalBia1.pri, whole genome shotgun sequence genome, one window contains:
- the GABPB2 gene encoding GA-binding protein subunit beta-2 isoform X2 — MKMSLVDLGKRLLEAARKGEDDEVRKLMASGAPFTTDWLGTSPLHLAAQYGHYSTAEVLLRAGVSRDARTKVDRTPLHMAAADGHTHIVELLIRNGADVNAKDMLKMTALHWATEHNHRDVVELLIKYGADVHAFSKFDKSAFDIALDKNNPETLVMLQEAMQNQVNAHSERTNPITSTVTLTSPFILTSGEVLNFTSLVSSANAKTPSGDSTMRFSNSTTSVLATLAALAEVSAPLSDSHRDTGKTEEVVEANPVDSAIQQVVGSGGQRVIAIVTDGVPLSGLQTAIPSSGLNQPFILTVQDGQQVLTVPAGQVAEETVIEDGDDAEEEEKPLAKKQKVEQNVDDSKEDKDSVEREVLQQQLQEANRKAQEYRSQLIKKEQEAEEYRLKLAAMVRQQPNGAEVTVLEEVAGVDPLVVTSEDFKESVLSMLDTDQPTDIAVETVTS; from the exons ATGAAGATGTCCTTAGTGGACCTAGGGAAGAGGTTGCTAGAAGCAGCTCGCAAAGGCGAAGATGACGAAGTGCGAAAGCTGATGGCAAGCGGTGCTCCCTTCACCACCGACTGG CTTGGGACGTCGCCTCTTCACCTCGCCGCCCAGTATGGCCACTACTCAACAGCAGAAGTGCTGCTTCGAGCCGGTGTTAGCAGAGATGCCCGAACAAAAGTGGACCGGACGCCACTACACATGGCTGCGGCTGACGGACACACTCATATTGTAGAACTGCTAATTAGG AACGGGGCTGATGTCAATGCCAAGGACATGTTGAAAATGACCGCTTTGCACTGGGCAACGGAGCACAACCACCGAGATGTAGTAGAGTTGCTCATCAAATATGGAGCAGATGTCCATGCTTTCAGCAAGTTTGATAAATCAGCTTTTGATATTGCTTTGGACAAGAACAATCCAGAGACTCTGGTAATGCTACAG GAAGCGATGCAGAACCAGGTGAACGCTCATTCAGAGAGAACAAATCCCATCACCAGCACTGTGACTCTCACCTCACCATTTATTCTTACATCAGGGGAAGTTCTCAATTTCACAAGTCTTGTCTCTTCAGCAAACGCCAAAACACCCTCAG GTGACTCTACCATGCGGTTTTCCAATTCAACGACCTCCGTGCTTGCCACGCTTGCAGCCCTCGCTGAAGTATCGGCACCGCTTTCTGactcacacagagacacag GTAAGACGGAGGAAGTAGTGGAAGCAAATCCTGTCGATTCTGCCATACAACAAGTGGTTGGCAGTGGAGGGCAGCGCGTCATCGCCATTGTAACGGACGGAGTTCCCCTCAGCGGCCTGCAAACAGCCATCCCCAGCAGTGGCCTTAACCAACCCTTCATCCTAACCGTGCAAGATGGACAGCAAG ttttaactgTACCTGCTGGTCAGGTTGCAGAAGAGACTGTTATTGAAGATGGAGATGAcgcagaagaggaggaaaagccacTGGCCAAGAAGCAAAAAGTGGAGCAAAATGTAGATGACTCGAAGGAAGACAAG gaCAGCGTTGAAAGGGAAGTGCTACAGCAGCAATTGCAAGAGGCGAACCGAAAGGCTCAGGAATATCGCAGCCAGCTCATAAAGAAAGAGCAGGAGGCAGAAGAGTACCGGCTGAAGCTGGCAGCCATGGTGAGGCAGCAGCCCAACGGAGCGGAGGTGACGGTGCTCGAAGAGGTCGCGGGGGTTGACCCGCTGGTGGTAACCTCAGAAGACTTCAAGGAATCTGTGCTGTCCATGCTGGACACAGATCAGCCAACTGATATCGCTGTGGAAACTGTAACCTCCTAA
- the MLLT11 gene encoding protein AF1q: MLDTISSQYDSFIYWRMPIPQLDVAELEGLGLSDMALYKPKGGLGKLVGEQDQVSQDISQEEDTLLQFNSFNFWRAPIASISSLDFDLI; the protein is encoded by the coding sequence ATGCTGGACACCATCAGCAGCCAGTATGATTCCTTCATCTACTGGAGGATGCCAATCCCGCAGCTGGacgtggcagagctggaggggctggggctcagcGACATGGCCCTCTACAAACCCAAAGGAGGGCTGGGCAAGCTCGTCGGCGAGCAGGATCAGGTCAGCCAGGACATCTCCCAAGAAGAGGACACACTGCTGCAGTTCAACAGCTTTAATTTCTGGAGAGCTCCTATCGCTAGCATTAGCTCATTAGATTTTGATCTAATTTGA
- the GABPB2 gene encoding GA-binding protein subunit beta-2 isoform X1 — protein MKMSLVDLGKRLLEAARKGEDDEVRKLMASGAPFTTDWLGTSPLHLAAQYGHYSTAEVLLRAGVSRDARTKVDRTPLHMAAADGHTHIVELLIRNGADVNAKDMLKMTALHWATEHNHRDVVELLIKYGADVHAFSKFDKSAFDIALDKNNPETLVMLQEAMQNQVNAHSERTNPITSTVTLTSPFILTSGEVLNFTSLVSSANAKTPSAGDSTMRFSNSTTSVLATLAALAEVSAPLSDSHRDTGKTEEVVEANPVDSAIQQVVGSGGQRVIAIVTDGVPLSGLQTAIPSSGLNQPFILTVQDGQQVLTVPAGQVAEETVIEDGDDAEEEEKPLAKKQKVEQNVDDSKEDKDSVEREVLQQQLQEANRKAQEYRSQLIKKEQEAEEYRLKLAAMVRQQPNGAEVTVLEEVAGVDPLVVTSEDFKESVLSMLDTDQPTDIAVETVTS, from the exons ATGAAGATGTCCTTAGTGGACCTAGGGAAGAGGTTGCTAGAAGCAGCTCGCAAAGGCGAAGATGACGAAGTGCGAAAGCTGATGGCAAGCGGTGCTCCCTTCACCACCGACTGG CTTGGGACGTCGCCTCTTCACCTCGCCGCCCAGTATGGCCACTACTCAACAGCAGAAGTGCTGCTTCGAGCCGGTGTTAGCAGAGATGCCCGAACAAAAGTGGACCGGACGCCACTACACATGGCTGCGGCTGACGGACACACTCATATTGTAGAACTGCTAATTAGG AACGGGGCTGATGTCAATGCCAAGGACATGTTGAAAATGACCGCTTTGCACTGGGCAACGGAGCACAACCACCGAGATGTAGTAGAGTTGCTCATCAAATATGGAGCAGATGTCCATGCTTTCAGCAAGTTTGATAAATCAGCTTTTGATATTGCTTTGGACAAGAACAATCCAGAGACTCTGGTAATGCTACAG GAAGCGATGCAGAACCAGGTGAACGCTCATTCAGAGAGAACAAATCCCATCACCAGCACTGTGACTCTCACCTCACCATTTATTCTTACATCAGGGGAAGTTCTCAATTTCACAAGTCTTGTCTCTTCAGCAAACGCCAAAACACCCTCAG CAGGTGACTCTACCATGCGGTTTTCCAATTCAACGACCTCCGTGCTTGCCACGCTTGCAGCCCTCGCTGAAGTATCGGCACCGCTTTCTGactcacacagagacacag GTAAGACGGAGGAAGTAGTGGAAGCAAATCCTGTCGATTCTGCCATACAACAAGTGGTTGGCAGTGGAGGGCAGCGCGTCATCGCCATTGTAACGGACGGAGTTCCCCTCAGCGGCCTGCAAACAGCCATCCCCAGCAGTGGCCTTAACCAACCCTTCATCCTAACCGTGCAAGATGGACAGCAAG ttttaactgTACCTGCTGGTCAGGTTGCAGAAGAGACTGTTATTGAAGATGGAGATGAcgcagaagaggaggaaaagccacTGGCCAAGAAGCAAAAAGTGGAGCAAAATGTAGATGACTCGAAGGAAGACAAG gaCAGCGTTGAAAGGGAAGTGCTACAGCAGCAATTGCAAGAGGCGAACCGAAAGGCTCAGGAATATCGCAGCCAGCTCATAAAGAAAGAGCAGGAGGCAGAAGAGTACCGGCTGAAGCTGGCAGCCATGGTGAGGCAGCAGCCCAACGGAGCGGAGGTGACGGTGCTCGAAGAGGTCGCGGGGGTTGACCCGCTGGTGGTAACCTCAGAAGACTTCAAGGAATCTGTGCTGTCCATGCTGGACACAGATCAGCCAACTGATATCGCTGTGGAAACTGTAACCTCCTAA